Proteins co-encoded in one Candidatus Stoquefichus sp. SB1 genomic window:
- a CDS encoding tyrosine-type recombinase/integrase: MSEKRRDNKNRILRSGESQRKDGRYAYKYTDTFGKVQFVYAWKLVPTDKTPAGKRDDISLREKEKEIRKDLDDGIDTIGKKMTVCELYAKQNRHRGNVRHNTTKGRERLMKLLEADKLGSCPIDSVKLSDAKEWALRMKEKGISYKTISNDKRSLKAAFYTAIQDDCIRKNPFDFQLNTVIEDDTEPKVPLTAEQEESLLSFMQGDSVYQKYRDEVIILLGTGLRVSELCGLTETDLDFENRIINVDHQLLRSAETGYYIEKPKTESGIRQIPMSEKVYEALGRVLENRKGSKPITIDGYSNFLFLNRDGCPKTATSYDNMFRGLAKKYNKCHEEALPKVMTPHTLRHTFCTNLANAGMNPKALQYIMGHSNITMTLNYYAHATFASAKAEMERLIAA, translated from the coding sequence ATGTCGGAGAAAAGACGTGATAATAAAAACCGCATTTTGCGTTCGGGAGAGAGCCAGAGAAAAGACGGGAGATATGCTTATAAATATACCGATACTTTTGGTAAAGTGCAATTTGTCTATGCGTGGAAGTTAGTACCTACGGACAAGACCCCAGCCGGGAAGCGTGACGACATATCCCTTAGAGAAAAAGAAAAAGAGATACGGAAAGACCTTGACGACGGGATAGACACAATCGGAAAGAAAATGACCGTCTGCGAGCTTTACGCAAAGCAGAACCGCCACCGGGGGAACGTAAGGCATAACACCACAAAGGGGCGCGAACGGCTGATGAAGCTGCTGGAAGCGGATAAACTTGGTTCCTGCCCCATTGACAGTGTGAAACTGTCCGACGCGAAAGAATGGGCGTTGCGCATGAAAGAAAAGGGAATATCCTATAAGACCATAAGCAATGACAAGCGTTCTTTGAAAGCTGCTTTTTACACAGCGATACAGGACGACTGTATAAGGAAGAACCCCTTTGACTTCCAGCTAAACACCGTGATTGAGGACGACACAGAGCCGAAAGTACCTCTCACAGCGGAACAGGAAGAAAGCCTTTTATCCTTTATGCAAGGTGATAGCGTCTATCAGAAATACCGTGACGAGGTTATCATACTGCTGGGGACAGGGCTTAGGGTTTCCGAACTCTGCGGACTAACTGAAACCGACCTTGATTTTGAAAACAGGATAATCAATGTAGACCACCAGCTTTTACGGAGCGCGGAAACAGGCTACTACATAGAGAAGCCCAAAACAGAAAGCGGTATCAGACAAATTCCAATGAGTGAAAAAGTATATGAAGCGTTGGGGCGCGTGTTGGAGAACCGCAAGGGATCGAAGCCGATCACGATTGACGGTTACAGCAATTTCCTTTTCCTCAACCGGGACGGTTGCCCGAAAACGGCGACAAGCTATGATAATATGTTCCGGGGGCTTGCGAAGAAGTACAACAAGTGCCATGAGGAAGCCTTACCCAAAGTAATGACACCTCACACCCTGCGTCATACGTTCTGCACCAACTTAGCCAATGCGGGCATGAACCCGAAAGCGTTACAGTATATTATGGGACACTCCAATATCACCATGACACTGAATTATTACGCACACGCAACTTTCGCTTCCGCAAAGGCTGAAATGGAAAGGCTGATTGCAGCATAG
- a CDS encoding dicarboxylate/amino acid:cation symporter has protein sequence MNSMKNGKKLAFKMVIALVCGLLAGFGCIMLRENLLASGQSGVWTTINNIFFQDITAEGATQAIGIFYIIGQLFVNSLQLIIVPMVFVSIVLAICVITDTKKLGRISSKTILTFFITTVCALIFAGAIGSFVYSTGAFNAVDATNITVQQGTVGTNPLSIILSIVPNNLISAFSNNGGVLAIVFLAVAIGLAMNQLKEKTKTLKKLLIELSDIISVCLSFIINKFAPIAIFCLLTRTFAAYGIDYLMPALAYVVTVLIALIIYLVVAYPIYLLTMAKMNPKPFMKKIAKVALFGFSTSSSAATLPLNKQTTVEEMGVSEQIASFTLPLGMTINMDGTAIMQVIAAIFVAASSGYDVTFTSMAVIAVLALIASIGTPAAPGAGAVILFTILTGMGYTNDAALLAYSLILAINRPIEMLVTSLNVVGDSSTSIIVAKKEKMLDENIYNQD, from the coding sequence ATGAATTCAATGAAAAACGGGAAGAAACTTGCATTTAAGATGGTTATTGCCTTGGTATGTGGTTTATTAGCAGGATTTGGATGTATCATGTTAAGAGAAAATTTATTAGCAAGTGGTCAAAGTGGTGTATGGACAACGATAAATAATATCTTTTTTCAAGACATTACTGCTGAAGGTGCAACTCAGGCTATAGGTATCTTCTATATTATTGGACAACTCTTTGTTAATTCTTTACAGTTAATTATTGTACCAATGGTTTTTGTTTCAATTGTCTTAGCAATCTGTGTTATTACTGATACAAAGAAATTAGGAAGAATATCATCAAAAACAATATTAACATTTTTTATTACAACAGTTTGTGCACTTATCTTTGCAGGGGCAATTGGATCTTTTGTTTATAGTACAGGTGCATTTAATGCGGTTGATGCTACAAATATAACAGTTCAACAAGGAACAGTAGGAACGAATCCTTTAAGCATTATTTTATCTATTGTCCCTAATAATCTTATTTCTGCATTTTCTAATAATGGTGGTGTTTTGGCTATCGTTTTCTTAGCAGTTGCAATTGGACTTGCTATGAATCAGTTAAAGGAAAAAACAAAGACACTCAAAAAGTTATTGATTGAATTAAGTGATATTATTTCTGTTTGTTTATCTTTCATTATTAATAAATTTGCACCTATTGCTATCTTTTGTTTATTAACAAGAACTTTTGCAGCTTATGGTATAGATTATTTAATGCCAGCATTAGCCTATGTTGTGACGGTTCTTATTGCATTAATTATCTATTTAGTGGTTGCTTATCCAATATATTTGCTAACTATGGCTAAAATGAATCCAAAACCTTTTATGAAGAAAATTGCGAAAGTTGCATTATTTGGTTTTTCAACATCATCTAGTGCTGCTACACTTCCATTAAATAAACAAACAACAGTAGAAGAAATGGGTGTGAGTGAGCAGATTGCATCATTTACATTACCGCTTGGTATGACGATTAATATGGATGGTACAGCTATCATGCAAGTGATTGCAGCAATATTTGTTGCAGCAAGTTCTGGTTATGATGTGACATTTACATCAATGGCTGTTATTGCTGTATTGGCTTTAATTGCTTCTATTGGAACACCTGCTGCACCAGGTGCTGGAGCCGTTATCTTATTTACAATTCTAACAGGAATGGGTTATACAAATGATGCAGCATTACTTGCCTATTCACTAATTCTTGCGATTAATCGTCCAATTGAGATGTTAGTGACTTCATTAAATGTTGTTGGTGATTCATCAACGTCTATCATAGTTGCTAAAAAAGAAAAAATGCTAGATGAAAATATATATAATCAAGATTAA
- a CDS encoding DUF4230 domain-containing protein: MAKDKKIHINQTFKNIIIIIVIAVVFFFVGKVWPSGEDPTVMTSDLLSQQIQSISELATVEYNYTNMGKFENQATFYGWKVPFTTKSFIISYDGKIKAGIDMSVVEVKISGKTIHVKVPQAKILSHEIDEKSIEVFDETKNIFNQISITDYNQFAIDQKDKMESNVKEKGLLKEAQEKAQSTIETFVKSLDLKDEYKIEITELQ, translated from the coding sequence ATGGCAAAAGATAAGAAAATACATATAAATCAAACGTTTAAAAATATCATCATTATTATCGTGATTGCAGTTGTTTTCTTTTTCGTTGGAAAAGTTTGGCCAAGTGGTGAAGATCCAACTGTTATGACAAGTGATTTATTATCACAACAAATTCAAAGTATTAGTGAACTTGCTACTGTAGAATATAATTATACAAATATGGGAAAATTTGAAAATCAAGCAACTTTTTATGGATGGAAAGTTCCATTTACAACCAAAAGTTTTATTATTTCATATGATGGAAAAATAAAAGCTGGTATTGATATGAGTGTTGTAGAAGTTAAAATAAGTGGTAAGACAATTCATGTTAAGGTTCCACAAGCTAAAATACTATCACATGAAATAGATGAAAAGAGTATTGAAGTTTTTGATGAAACAAAAAATATTTTTAATCAAATAAGTATTACTGATTATAATCAATTTGCAATTGATCAAAAGGATAAAATGGAATCAAATGTTAAAGAAAAAGGATTACTAAAAGAAGCTCAAGAAAAAGCTCAATCAACAATAGAAACATTTGTAAAATCTTTAGATTTAAAAGATGAATATAAAATAGAAATAACTGAGCTTCAGTAA
- the gyrA gene encoding DNA gyrase subunit A: MEERGIKKRPLTSEMKQSFINYAMSVIVQRALPDVRDGLKPVQRRIVHGMNELGCYSDKPYKKSARIVGEVMGKYHPHGDSSIYDALVRMAQDFSYRYMIVDGHGNFGSIDGDGAAAARYTEARMSKISMELVKDINKDTVNFVPNYDGEETEPEVLPARYPNLLVNGTTGIAVGMATNIPPHNLGEIIDAILAVSHNPDITIMELMEDYIQGPDFPTGAYILGKSAIKKAYETGNGLIVMRAKTDIIDIHGGKKAIIVTEIPYMVNKARLIEKMAEHVKEKRIEGITEIRDESNREGIRIVIELRKDIQPEVILNQLFKLTSLQTTFGVNSIALVNNEPQTLTLKQMITYYLEHQEEVIKRRTAFDLKKAEDRAHILDGLKRALDQIDAIIELIRTSRTTEVIQQRLMDEFDMSERQAKAIREMQLQRLAGLEREKIENELNELLALIADLKDILENRERILSIIEEELLQIKDKFADKRRTEIIQGTFDLEDEDLIPVEDVIISLTTNGYVKRTPVDTYKTQNRGGRGIKGMGTNEDDIVDSLIHMSTHDDLLFFTNFGKVYRIKGYNVPEFGRTAKGLPVVNLLNLEKDEYVKSMISIHKDDIEDDKDLYLFFVTLNGLVKKTPIDEFKNIRQSGKIAINLRDGDQLVAVKLTTDHDEILVAASNGKLIRFKESDVRPMGRTASGVRGINVDGGHVVGMTTNGEGQFIMAISENGYGKMSPIGDYRESHRGGKGVKTINTTEKTGQLVALRAVNGDEDLLIITSEGIVIRLPMEQVKMAGRNTQGVRLIKVSEGATVSSVEVVEKAEEEEPDVEE; this comes from the coding sequence ATGGAAGAACGTGGAATTAAAAAAAGACCTTTAACATCTGAAATGAAACAATCATTCATTAACTATGCAATGTCAGTTATTGTCCAAAGAGCATTACCTGATGTCAGAGATGGACTCAAACCAGTTCAACGTCGTATTGTACATGGAATGAATGAGTTAGGATGTTATAGTGATAAACCTTATAAGAAATCAGCCCGTATTGTCGGAGAAGTCATGGGGAAATATCATCCACATGGAGACTCTTCAATTTATGATGCATTGGTTCGTATGGCACAGGATTTCTCATATCGTTATATGATTGTTGATGGACATGGTAACTTTGGTTCAATTGATGGTGATGGTGCTGCCGCAGCTCGTTATACTGAAGCCAGAATGTCTAAAATTTCAATGGAACTGGTTAAAGATATTAATAAAGATACAGTTAATTTTGTTCCTAACTATGATGGTGAAGAAACAGAACCAGAAGTCTTACCAGCGAGATATCCTAACTTATTGGTTAATGGAACAACAGGTATTGCAGTAGGGATGGCAACGAATATTCCTCCTCATAATTTAGGTGAAATTATTGATGCTATTTTAGCTGTTTCACATAATCCTGATATTACTATCATGGAATTAATGGAAGATTATATCCAGGGACCAGATTTTCCAACAGGAGCTTATATTTTAGGAAAATCAGCTATTAAAAAAGCTTATGAAACAGGTAATGGTTTAATTGTTATGCGTGCCAAAACGGATATTATTGATATTCATGGTGGTAAAAAGGCTATTATTGTTACTGAAATTCCTTATATGGTTAATAAAGCTCGTTTAATTGAGAAAATGGCAGAACATGTTAAAGAAAAACGTATTGAGGGAATTACTGAAATTCGTGATGAATCTAACCGAGAAGGAATTAGAATTGTTATTGAGTTACGTAAGGATATACAACCAGAAGTTATTTTAAATCAATTATTTAAATTAACTTCGTTACAAACAACTTTTGGTGTGAATTCAATTGCTTTAGTAAATAATGAACCACAAACATTAACTTTAAAACAAATGATTACATACTATCTAGAACATCAAGAAGAAGTTATTAAAAGAAGAACTGCTTTTGATTTAAAGAAAGCTGAAGATCGTGCTCATATATTAGATGGATTAAAACGAGCATTAGATCAAATAGATGCTATTATTGAATTAATTCGTACATCTAGAACAACAGAAGTTATTCAACAAAGATTAATGGATGAATTTGATATGTCTGAAAGACAGGCAAAAGCTATTCGTGAAATGCAACTACAAAGATTAGCTGGTTTGGAAAGAGAAAAAATTGAAAATGAATTAAATGAATTATTAGCACTTATTGCTGATTTAAAAGATATTCTTGAAAATAGAGAGCGTATTTTATCTATTATTGAAGAAGAATTATTACAAATTAAAGATAAATTTGCTGATAAACGAAGAACTGAAATTATTCAGGGAACATTTGATTTAGAAGATGAAGATTTAATTCCAGTTGAAGATGTTATTATTTCTTTAACAACAAATGGTTATGTTAAACGTACACCTGTTGATACTTATAAGACTCAAAATAGAGGCGGTAGAGGTATTAAAGGTATGGGAACAAATGAAGATGATATTGTTGATTCATTAATTCATATGAGTACCCATGATGATTTATTATTCTTTACTAACTTTGGTAAAGTTTATCGTATTAAAGGATATAATGTTCCTGAGTTTGGAAGAACAGCAAAGGGATTACCAGTTGTTAATTTATTAAATCTAGAAAAAGATGAATATGTTAAATCTATGATTTCTATTCATAAGGATGATATAGAAGATGATAAAGATTTATATTTATTCTTTGTAACATTAAATGGATTAGTGAAGAAAACACCAATTGATGAATTTAAAAATATTCGTCAATCTGGTAAGATTGCAATTAATTTAAGAGATGGAGATCAGTTAGTTGCTGTGAAATTAACAACAGATCATGATGAAATATTAGTTGCTGCTTCAAATGGTAAATTAATTCGATTTAAAGAAAGTGATGTTCGACCAATGGGAAGAACTGCTTCTGGAGTTAGAGGTATCAATGTTGATGGTGGACATGTCGTTGGTATGACAACAAATGGAGAAGGTCAATTTATTATGGCTATCAGTGAGAATGGTTATGGTAAGATGTCTCCAATTGGTGACTATCGTGAATCTCATCGTGGTGGTAAAGGTGTTAAAACAATTAATACAACTGAAAAGACAGGACAACTTGTCGCATTAAGAGCTGTAAATGGTGATGAAGATTTATTAATTATTACAAGTGAAGGTATTGTTATTAGATTACCAATGGAACAAGTCAAAATGGCTGGTAGAAATACACAAGGTGTGAGATTAATTAAAGTTTCTGAAGGTGCAACAGTTTCTAGTGTTGAAGTTGTAGAAAAAGCCGAGGAAGAAGAACCTGATGTAGAAGAATAA
- the gyrB gene encoding DNA topoisomerase (ATP-hydrolyzing) subunit B: protein MEENKVQHSYDESDIQVLEGLEAVRKRPGMYIGTTSSRGLHHLVWEIVDNSIDEALAGFCTEIKVILEEGDIVKVIDNGRGMPTGKHAKTGKSTVETILTVLHAGGKFGGGGYKVSGGLHGVGASVVNALSEWLEVHVHRDGHIYYQRFEKGGAPVGDLKIIGDCDDTGTIVTFKADPLIFNETTVYDYETLNQRIRELAFLNKGLKLILEDHRITPHKVNEYHYEGGIKEYVAYLNRNKTAIHEEIIYVEDEVDDIKVEVSMQYNDGYQPNIYSFCNNINTQEGGTHEEGFRLALTRVINAYAKNNNFLKKDDESLSGDDCREGLTAIISVKHPDPQYEGQTKTKLGNAEVRKIASNIISVALDKFLLENPNTASIIMNKAIVASHARMAAKRAREMTRRKTALDSIALPGKLADCSSKDPTECEVFIVEGDSAGGSAKMGRDRRTQAILPLRGKILNVEKARLDRILGNAEIRSMITAFGTGIGDEFDISKLRYHKIVIMTDADVDGGHIRILMLTFLYRFLKPLIEEGFVYAAQPPLYLLKHGKEEHYLYSDYELERKKEELGPNAKFSIQRYKGLGEMNAEQLWETTMNPENRVLWQIDLDDAMQADAMFDMLMGEKVEPRREFIQENAQEAELDL from the coding sequence ATGGAAGAAAATAAAGTACAACATAGTTATGATGAATCTGATATTCAGGTATTAGAGGGATTAGAGGCTGTTAGAAAAAGACCAGGTATGTATATTGGAACAACTTCTTCTAGAGGGTTACATCATCTTGTTTGGGAAATTGTTGATAATTCAATTGATGAAGCTTTAGCAGGATTTTGTACTGAGATAAAAGTTATCTTAGAAGAAGGAGATATTGTTAAGGTTATTGATAATGGACGTGGTATGCCTACTGGTAAACATGCAAAAACTGGGAAAAGTACAGTTGAAACTATTTTAACAGTCTTACATGCTGGTGGTAAATTTGGTGGAGGCGGTTATAAAGTCTCTGGTGGTTTACATGGTGTTGGTGCTAGTGTTGTTAATGCGTTGAGTGAATGGTTAGAAGTGCATGTTCATAGAGATGGACATATTTATTATCAACGTTTTGAAAAAGGTGGAGCTCCAGTCGGTGATTTAAAAATCATTGGTGATTGTGATGATACTGGAACGATTGTTACTTTTAAAGCTGATCCATTGATTTTTAATGAAACAACTGTCTATGATTATGAAACATTAAATCAAAGAATTAGAGAATTAGCATTTTTAAATAAAGGTTTAAAATTAATTCTTGAAGATCATCGTATAACTCCTCATAAAGTCAATGAATATCATTATGAAGGTGGTATTAAAGAATATGTTGCTTATTTAAATAGAAATAAAACAGCTATTCATGAAGAAATCATTTATGTAGAAGATGAAGTTGATGATATTAAAGTTGAAGTCAGTATGCAATATAATGATGGATATCAACCTAATATTTATTCATTTTGTAATAATATTAATACTCAAGAAGGTGGAACACATGAAGAAGGTTTCCGTTTAGCTTTAACAAGAGTTATTAATGCTTATGCTAAAAATAATAATTTCTTAAAAAAGGATGATGAATCATTAAGTGGTGATGATTGTCGTGAAGGATTAACAGCAATTATATCTGTTAAACATCCAGATCCTCAATATGAAGGACAAACCAAAACAAAATTAGGAAATGCTGAAGTACGTAAAATTGCAAGTAATATTATATCTGTAGCGTTAGATAAATTCTTGTTAGAAAATCCAAATACAGCTTCAATTATTATGAATAAAGCCATTGTTGCAAGTCATGCCAGAATGGCTGCAAAACGTGCAAGAGAAATGACACGTCGTAAAACAGCATTGGATAGTATTGCTTTACCTGGAAAATTAGCTGATTGTTCGTCTAAGGATCCAACTGAGTGTGAAGTATTCATAGTCGAAGGGGATTCTGCCGGTGGTAGTGCTAAGATGGGGAGAGATAGAAGAACACAGGCTATCTTGCCACTTCGTGGTAAAATCTTAAATGTTGAAAAAGCAAGATTAGATAGAATATTAGGAAATGCAGAAATTCGTTCTATGATTACTGCTTTTGGTACTGGTATTGGTGATGAATTTGATATTAGTAAGTTAAGATATCATAAAATCGTTATTATGACCGATGCCGATGTTGATGGTGGACATATTCGTATCTTAATGTTGACATTCTTATACCGCTTCTTAAAACCATTAATTGAAGAGGGATTTGTGTATGCTGCTCAACCTCCACTTTATTTATTAAAACATGGTAAAGAAGAACATTATTTATATTCTGATTATGAATTGGAAAGAAAAAAAGAAGAATTAGGACCAAATGCAAAATTCTCTATTCAGCGTTATAAAGGTCTTGGAGAAATGAATGCTGAACAGTTATGGGAAACAACAATGAATCCTGAAAATCGTGTATTATGGCAAATAGATTTAGATGATGCAATGCAGGCTGATGCAATGTTTGATATGCTGATGGGTGAAAAAGTAGAACCAAGACGTGAATTTATTCAAGAAAATGCCCAAGAAGCAGAACTTGATTTATAA
- the recF gene encoding DNA replication/repair protein RecF (All proteins in this family for which functions are known are DNA-binding proteins that assist the filamentation of RecA onto DNA for the initiation of recombination or recombinational repair.), producing MRIDRINLKSFRNYLDCSVEFNPFINILIGQNAQGKTNLLEAIYILSMSKSFKTKIIDELIYFDEDFAKIQGDIVTHERNMNLEVVLSHMGKKAFINHNEIKKTSDYVGYLNVVLFVPEDLMLIKGSPRLRRKLMDMEISKISPIYMYNLNKYNKLLKERNKYLKMLHDSHKGADEYLEVLSEQMAQIQVSLMKKRFEFIELLNDIAVKMYDYIAMHKETLRIAYKTHYKEMSYECILDKYRSQYQKDILFGQTNSGIHKDDIEMYLNDNDAVIYASQGQQRSIVLALKIGLLELIKKEIGEYPILLLDDVLSELDDVRKTKLLNLIQGKVQTFITSTSIDGIHHQVIDMAKKIVIEDGHVKGEDNGRK from the coding sequence ATGAGAATTGATAGAATAAATTTAAAAAGTTTTAGAAATTATTTAGATTGTTCTGTAGAATTTAATCCATTTATTAATATTTTAATTGGTCAAAATGCACAAGGAAAAACAAACTTATTAGAGGCTATTTATATTTTATCAATGTCAAAAAGTTTTAAGACAAAGATTATTGATGAGTTGATTTATTTTGATGAAGATTTTGCAAAGATTCAAGGAGATATTGTAACTCATGAAAGGAATATGAATTTAGAAGTTGTTTTATCTCATATGGGGAAAAAAGCTTTTATTAATCATAATGAAATTAAAAAGACAAGTGATTATGTAGGCTATCTTAATGTTGTATTGTTTGTGCCTGAAGATTTAATGTTAATAAAGGGTAGTCCTAGATTAAGAAGAAAATTAATGGATATGGAAATATCTAAGATTTCTCCTATTTATATGTATAATTTAAATAAATATAACAAGCTTTTGAAAGAACGTAATAAGTATTTAAAGATGTTACATGACTCTCATAAAGGTGCGGATGAATATTTAGAGGTTTTATCTGAACAAATGGCACAAATTCAAGTGAGTTTAATGAAGAAGCGTTTTGAATTTATAGAATTATTAAATGACATAGCTGTAAAGATGTATGATTATATTGCAATGCATAAAGAAACGTTAAGAATTGCATATAAGACTCATTATAAAGAAATGAGTTATGAATGTATTTTAGATAAATATCGTTCTCAATATCAAAAAGATATTCTTTTTGGACAGACCAATAGTGGTATTCATAAAGATGATATAGAGATGTATTTGAATGATAATGATGCAGTGATTTATGCATCACAAGGACAACAAAGATCAATTGTATTGGCTTTAAAGATTGGTTTATTAGAACTTATAAAAAAAGAAATAGGTGAATATCCTATTTTATTGCTGGATGATGTTTTAAGTGAGTTAGATGATGTACGAAAAACTAAGTTATTAAATTTAATTCAAGGAAAAGTGCAAACATTTATAACTTCTACATCAATTGATGGAATTCATCATCAGGTGATAGATATGGCAAAAAAGATTGTCATTGAAGATGGACATGTGAAAGGAGAAGACAATGGAAGAAAATAA